Below is a genomic region from Sinobacterium norvegicum.
ATGGGCCGGAGCGATGTGTCTGACCGAGGCCCACTGTGGTTCCGATGTTGGCATGCTCCGCACCAAGGCTGTTAAGAACAGCGACGGCAGCTACACCTTGACCGGCACCAAGATCTTCATCTCCGGTGGCGAGCAGGACATTACCGACAACATCGTGCACGCTATTCTGGCCCGTGTCGAAGGCGCACCCGAGGGCAACAAGGGTATCTCGCTGTTTATTGCCCCCAAGTTTAACGTCAACGACGACGGCAGCCTCGGTGAGTTCAACCACATCACCGCCGGCAACATCGAGAAGAAGATGGGCCTCAAGGGTAACGCCACCTGCGTGATGAACTACGACGGTGCCCAGGCCTTCCTACTCGGTGAAGAAAACCGCGGCCTCGACGTGATGTTCAAGCTGATGAACACCGCCCGTATCGGCACCGCTGTACAGGGTTTGGCCGGTGCTGAGGCCGCCTTCCAGGGCGCCCTTACCTACGCCAACGAACGCCTACAGATGCGCTCGCTGACCGGCACCAAAAACCCCGACGGCCCAGCCGACCCGATTATTGTTCACCCCGATGTGCGTCGCATGCTGATGACTCAGAAAGCCTTTACCGAAGGCAGCCGCGCACTGTGCTACTGGTTGGCACAGCTGGTCGATGTCACCAAGTTTGGCAGCGATGAGGCCAAGGTGAAGGAAGCCGAAGATATCCTCGGCCTGCTGACCCCCGTCGCCAAGGGCTTCTGTACCGAGACCGGTGTCGAAGTCACCAACCTCGGTATGCAGGTATTCGGCGGCCACGGTTATATTCAAGAGCACGGCATGGAGCAGATTGTGCGCGACACCCGTATCTCAACCGTCTACGAAGGTACCACCGGTATTCAAGCCCTCGACCTGATCGGTCGCAAAGTGATGGGTTCTGGCGGCGAGCTACTGCGCGTCTTCACCAAGAAGATTCACAAGTTCTGTGCCGGCCACGTCGATAGCGAGAACATGGTGCCGTTTACCGAGGTGCTGTCTGGCCTCAACAAGCAATGGGGCGAGATCACCATGCATGTTGGCGGCAAGGCGATGGAAGATGCCGAAGAAGTGGGCTCTGCCTCGGTCGACTTTCTGATGTTCTCCGGCTATGTCACCTTTGCCTATCTTTGGGCACAGATGGCCGACGTGGCTCAGCAGAAAATTGCCGAGGGTAACGACGACGGTTTCTACAAGGCCAAGCTTGCCACCGCCGAGTTCTACTTCAAGCGCTTGCTACCCCGCGCCCAGGCCCACGCCATTGGCGCCCAGGCCGGTGCCGATACCGTGATGCAGCTGAACGCCGACGAATTTGCCTTCTAGGTCTTCTTATTCGCCACAAAAAAACCGCAATGCTGATTAGGCGCTGCGGTTTTTTTATCGCTGAAATTTGAGCCGCGATCGCTTAAACCAGCAACGCCGGCCGGAGAGCGCCGAGCTTCAACACCGCCGCAACGCTGATAGAATCCATGATTTTTCCGTCCAGCACCCACTGATAAATCGTCTTAAACGGCAGCTTATGTAACTGCAAATCCGCCTCGCTGTCCTCCAGCTGTTGCTGGCCAAAACTCAGCTGCTCGGCGACGAAAACTTGACCCAGCTCATCGGAAACTGAATTAGTGGTATTGAGCTGCAGCAGTGGCGTCCATTTTTCTGCCCTGATACCACACTCTTCGCGCAATTCTCGCTGACCGGCGAGCAAAAAGTCCTCACCCTCGGGGCTGCCACCCATGGGGATCTCGTATTCACGCCGCCCCAGCGCGTAACGGTACTGGCTGACCAACCAGCTATGGCCATTATCATCGAGGGGAATAATGCCGATGGCAATATTCTTAAAACTGACAATACCGTAAACCCCCTCACTGCCACCGGGGGTTACCACCTCGTCATGATAGATGGTAATCCACTGATTATCATAAACTTTATCGCGACTAATCCGCTGCCATGGGCCAAATTTTTCCATTCTGATGTCACCTGCTGTACTGTCGTTGTCACCGCGATTATCGACAAAATCCGTCGATGCGCTAGGTTATTGATAGATTGACTAAATGATCAGCTTTTTAGCTGATATCAAGCACTGTCAATTATTGATCAACTTGTCGTAAAATTGTGATTTAATAGCGTCCTTTTTTCCAACTCATACACTTCAGCGGTGGTCGTTCAATGAGCAAAACAGCATCCAACAACCTACAGCAACTTTCTCTGCACAGCTTAGAAAGCCGTGACGATTTCGTCGGCCGCCATATCGGCCCCGATCAACAGCAGATCGATGATATGCTGGCCGCCGTAGGC
It encodes:
- a CDS encoding NUDIX domain-containing protein; translated protein: MEKFGPWQRISRDKVYDNQWITIYHDEVVTPGGSEGVYGIVSFKNIAIGIIPLDDNGHSWLVSQYRYALGRREYEIPMGGSPEGEDFLLAGQRELREECGIRAEKWTPLLQLNTTNSVSDELGQVFVAEQLSFGQQQLEDSEADLQLHKLPFKTIYQWVLDGKIMDSISVAAVLKLGALRPALLV
- a CDS encoding acyl-CoA dehydrogenase C-terminal domain-containing protein encodes the protein MPAYRAPKRDIDFVLKELLNSEEHFAGLENAGDMNVELMDAILDSGAKFAEEVVAPLNQVGDEEGCQFDDGKVTTPTGYKEAFHQYAANGWQGLSVPESDGGLGLPGSVGLTLTEMIGSASWAWSMYSGLAGAPISCLVNGGTEEQKQRFLPKLLTGEWAGAMCLTEAHCGSDVGMLRTKAVKNSDGSYTLTGTKIFISGGEQDITDNIVHAILARVEGAPEGNKGISLFIAPKFNVNDDGSLGEFNHITAGNIEKKMGLKGNATCVMNYDGAQAFLLGEENRGLDVMFKLMNTARIGTAVQGLAGAEAAFQGALTYANERLQMRSLTGTKNPDGPADPIIVHPDVRRMLMTQKAFTEGSRALCYWLAQLVDVTKFGSDEAKVKEAEDILGLLTPVAKGFCTETGVEVTNLGMQVFGGHGYIQEHGMEQIVRDTRISTVYEGTTGIQALDLIGRKVMGSGGELLRVFTKKIHKFCAGHVDSENMVPFTEVLSGLNKQWGEITMHVGGKAMEDAEEVGSASVDFLMFSGYVTFAYLWAQMADVAQQKIAEGNDDGFYKAKLATAEFYFKRLLPRAQAHAIGAQAGADTVMQLNADEFAF